From Chitinophagales bacterium, the proteins below share one genomic window:
- a CDS encoding outer membrane protein transport protein, translating into MKNILLAIGLFLCFQSVVFAQTDEDALRFSQNNVGGSARFLGVAGAFGALGADFGSLSFNPAGIGLYRSSEMSFSPSVSWTNSTTNFQNILHDASSSQFNVSNFGVVFSSDLTRKQSDNKWKRLNFGFGANRINDFNKSTYYRGFNEDNSLIDSYLEELNAGGGIPPSQITSTYPFSSAMAWESYLVNPDISDSNFYTSVIPDGQVEQDMLIQEDGSATEYVFTLGSNYDDHLFIGATFGMPSLHYTFSSSYVETDVNNSISNFSNFQLYDNLSTYGIGFNGKFGIAYRVNDWIRFGGAFHSPTIYYMHDDYNSYINAKLDTTQGASYSTPYGVYDYALVTPWKVMASMALFFKQYGFISVDYEYMDYGSMHYNFNHYAPASELSVEAALNQSINQKYGSVSNIRVGGELAYDIFRFRAGFGYYMSPFRSGVATGDYDYSKTNISGGLGLKLEKLSVDLAYIHTSSRQYYQPYSLSSEAVPGVGIDNNGGNVVMTFAYKF; encoded by the coding sequence ATGAAAAATATACTGTTAGCCATAGGTCTGTTCCTGTGTTTTCAATCAGTGGTTTTCGCACAAACAGATGAAGACGCACTTCGTTTTTCCCAAAACAATGTTGGCGGATCAGCAAGGTTTCTCGGCGTTGCCGGTGCATTTGGCGCTTTGGGCGCGGATTTCGGTTCACTGAGTTTCAATCCGGCCGGCATCGGGCTTTACCGTAGTTCGGAAATGAGTTTTTCTCCATCCGTATCCTGGACAAATTCTACGACTAACTTTCAGAATATCCTGCATGATGCATCATCCTCCCAGTTCAATGTGAGCAATTTTGGCGTCGTATTTTCATCAGATCTCACCCGTAAGCAATCGGATAATAAATGGAAGCGGCTGAATTTCGGCTTCGGTGCCAACCGGATCAATGATTTCAATAAGTCTACCTACTATCGTGGTTTTAATGAAGATAATTCTTTAATTGACTCCTACCTTGAGGAGTTGAATGCCGGCGGCGGAATTCCCCCTTCACAGATAACTTCTACTTATCCGTTTTCATCGGCGATGGCATGGGAGTCATACCTGGTTAATCCTGATATTTCTGATTCCAATTTTTATACAAGCGTAATTCCTGATGGCCAGGTAGAACAGGACATGCTGATACAGGAAGATGGTTCGGCAACTGAATATGTGTTTACTCTTGGATCAAACTATGATGATCACCTTTTTATAGGCGCCACTTTCGGTATGCCATCACTTCACTATACTTTTTCATCTTCTTATGTGGAAACAGATGTAAATAATTCCATTTCCAATTTTTCCAATTTTCAGCTGTATGATAATCTGTCAACCTATGGAATTGGGTTTAATGGCAAATTCGGTATTGCTTACAGAGTGAATGACTGGATCAGGTTTGGCGGCGCTTTCCATTCACCCACTATTTATTACATGCATGATGACTACAATTCATACATTAATGCGAAACTGGACACAACACAGGGAGCTTCTTATTCCACCCCATATGGAGTTTATGATTATGCACTGGTAACACCCTGGAAGGTAATGGCAAGCATGGCATTGTTTTTCAAGCAATATGGATTTATTTCAGTTGATTATGAATACATGGATTACGGATCCATGCACTATAACTTTAACCACTATGCACCTGCTTCGGAACTTTCTGTAGAGGCTGCATTAAATCAGTCCATTAATCAGAAATATGGTTCCGTATCCAACATACGGGTTGGTGGTGAACTTGCCTATGACATTTTCCGTTTCCGGGCCGGATTCGGGTATTATATGTCACCTTTCAGGTCCGGGGTTGCAACCGGTGATTACGACTATAGCAAAACAAACATCAGTGGAGGTCTGGGTTTGAAGCTGGAAAAATTATCTGTTGACTTAGCTTATATTCATACTTCCTCCAGGCAATATTATCAGCCGTATTCCTTGAGCTCTGAAGCGGTGCCTGGCGTCGGAATTGACAATAATGGTGGTAATGTAGTGATGACTTTTGCCTATAAATTCTAA
- the lepA gene encoding translation elongation factor 4, translating to MKNIRNFCIIAHIDHGKSTMADRLLEKTKTITERQMMNQVLDDMDLEREKGITIKSHAIQMLYELNGEKFVLNLIDTPGHVDFSYEVSRAIASCEGALLLVDASQGIQAQTISNLYLAIESNLEIIPIVNKIDMAGAMIEETCDQIIDLVGCKREDILLASGKTGLGIDEVLENIVKRIPAPKGNPDAPLQALVFDSVFNSYRGVIVYFRIFNGELRKNDKVKFFNTGSEYEAEEIGVLLLERSPREVISTGDVGYIITGIKDASEVKVGDTLTLRNKPCADSIHGFEEVKPMVFAGVYPVDTDDYEELRDSMEKLRLNDASLTFEPESSAALGFGFRCGFLGMLHLEIIQERLDREFDMPVITTVPNVSYHSYTTDGKMKIVNNPSDLDEPTKLERVEEPYIKAQVITKPEYLGAILSLCIGKRGILKNQAYLTPTRVEVSFEMPLAEIVFDFYDKLKSISKGYASFDYHPIGYRPGDLVKLDIKLNSENVDALSALIHKDRAYDFGRRICEKLKELLPRQQFVIAIQAAIGQKIIARETISALRKDVIAKCYGGDISRKRKLLEKQKKGKKRMRQIGNVEVPQSAFLAVLKLED from the coding sequence GTGAAAAATATCAGGAATTTCTGCATAATAGCGCATATAGACCATGGTAAGAGCACTATGGCGGACCGGCTGCTGGAAAAGACGAAGACAATAACAGAACGTCAGATGATGAACCAGGTGTTGGACGACATGGATCTCGAGCGGGAAAAGGGTATTACCATCAAGAGCCATGCGATTCAGATGTTGTATGAGCTGAATGGTGAAAAATTTGTCTTAAACCTAATCGATACCCCTGGCCATGTCGATTTCAGCTACGAAGTATCAAGAGCTATTGCTTCCTGCGAAGGAGCGTTGTTATTAGTGGATGCATCTCAGGGTATTCAGGCACAAACAATTTCCAATCTTTACCTCGCTATTGAAAGTAATCTTGAAATCATTCCAATAGTTAATAAAATTGACATGGCCGGTGCCATGATCGAAGAAACATGCGATCAGATAATTGATTTGGTAGGCTGCAAACGAGAAGATATTCTGCTGGCAAGTGGTAAAACCGGCCTTGGAATCGATGAAGTGCTTGAAAACATTGTGAAGAGAATTCCAGCTCCTAAAGGCAACCCCGATGCACCACTGCAGGCACTCGTCTTTGACTCGGTTTTTAATTCCTATCGCGGTGTAATAGTTTACTTCAGGATCTTCAATGGCGAGTTAAGAAAAAATGACAAGGTTAAATTTTTTAATACGGGAAGTGAATATGAAGCGGAAGAAATCGGTGTGCTGCTGTTAGAACGATCACCACGTGAAGTGATCAGCACCGGCGATGTTGGTTACATCATTACCGGCATCAAAGATGCCAGTGAAGTAAAAGTTGGTGATACGCTTACACTGCGTAACAAACCGTGTGCAGACTCTATTCATGGTTTCGAAGAGGTGAAACCAATGGTTTTTGCCGGTGTCTATCCGGTAGACACTGACGACTATGAAGAGCTACGGGATTCTATGGAAAAACTGCGGCTGAATGATGCTTCGCTGACTTTTGAACCAGAATCATCTGCTGCACTGGGCTTTGGATTCCGGTGTGGTTTTCTTGGCATGTTGCATCTTGAAATAATCCAGGAGCGGCTTGATCGTGAATTTGATATGCCGGTCATTACGACCGTCCCCAATGTTTCCTATCATTCTTATACAACGGATGGAAAGATGAAAATCGTCAATAACCCCAGCGATCTTGATGAACCAACAAAGCTGGAACGTGTTGAAGAACCATATATCAAGGCTCAGGTGATTACTAAGCCGGAATACCTCGGCGCAATCCTGTCACTGTGCATAGGCAAAAGAGGCATTCTCAAGAATCAGGCTTACCTCACTCCTACGCGCGTGGAAGTATCATTTGAAATGCCACTCGCCGAAATCGTATTTGATTTCTATGACAAGCTTAAATCAATCTCAAAAGGATACGCCTCATTCGATTATCATCCTATTGGTTACCGTCCCGGCGATCTTGTGAAACTGGACATTAAACTGAACAGCGAAAATGTGGATGCCTTATCTGCATTAATACATAAAGACCGTGCATACGATTTCGGACGAAGAATTTGTGAAAAATTAAAAGAACTGTTACCACGGCAGCAATTTGTGATCGCTATACAGGCTGCCATTGGCCAGAAAATTATTGCACGGGAAACCATTTCAGCGCTGCGAAAAGATGTAATTGCAAAATGTTATGGCGGTGATATCAGCCGGAAAAGGAAGCTGCTGGAAAAGCAGAAAAAAGGTAAAAAGCGCATGCGGCAGATTGGAAATGTAGAAGTACCGCAATCTGCATTCCTGGCTGTACTGAAGCTGGAAGATTAA
- a CDS encoding menaquinone biosynthesis decarboxylase, whose product MAYRSLKHFADELERAGELVRVKSFVNPHLEITEVIDRLSKNNGPAVLFENNGTEFPLLINAFGSRKRICMALGVNDLDDVSSEIEQLFKSLMKPKDSILEKLMMLPKLSQMASWMPKVRPGKGECQEVVMATPDITSLPVMTCWPADGGPFLTLPVINTKDPNTGIRNVGMYRMQVFGPVLTGMHWHKHKVSAKHFNEYKKLKKRMPVAVALGGDPVYTYAATAPLPENVDEYMLAGFLRKKQVELVKCLTVDMEVPADADFIIEGYVDPDEAYIMEGPFGDHTGYYSLADYYPKFHITCITHKKQAIYPSTIVGIPPQEDAWLGKATERIFLAPIKMTLVPEIIDMELPIEGVFHNLTIVKIRKEYPGQAQKVTNAMWGAGQMMFNKMLVVVDEDINISDYTAVAKAVSENVDPQQDIFFSQGPMDVLDHSCSRMAFGGKMCIDATRKFQEELRITQSSLISNLQTSSVTDAILDWSDAFKKSMRLEYPEIIDVNTALIEIGISVVFIAVKKNRKNHLRELNDKLFRESQLKAVKFIIYVESSVDVQDLASVIWRWSNNVDPRRDSFMLPAEDDLKISHIGFDGTRKTKEYDGFDRDWPNIICMDEQTIQSIDDKWDTLSLGPKLTSPSIKYRDQLYKEGAVAMD is encoded by the coding sequence ATGGCATACAGATCTTTAAAACATTTTGCAGATGAGCTGGAAAGAGCCGGCGAACTCGTTCGTGTTAAATCATTTGTTAACCCGCACCTGGAAATAACGGAAGTGATTGACCGGCTTTCTAAAAATAACGGACCGGCGGTTTTGTTTGAAAATAACGGGACTGAATTCCCTTTGCTAATCAATGCCTTTGGTTCACGCAAGCGTATTTGTATGGCGCTCGGTGTAAATGACCTTGATGATGTATCATCAGAAATTGAGCAGTTGTTCAAATCATTGATGAAGCCAAAGGACAGTATTCTTGAAAAACTGATGATGCTGCCCAAGCTTTCACAAATGGCTTCATGGATGCCGAAAGTGAGGCCAGGTAAAGGAGAATGCCAGGAAGTGGTGATGGCCACTCCCGACATCACAAGTCTCCCGGTAATGACCTGCTGGCCTGCTGATGGCGGACCGTTTCTCACGTTGCCTGTAATCAATACCAAAGATCCCAATACCGGCATCCGTAACGTGGGCATGTACCGTATGCAGGTTTTCGGACCAGTGCTCACAGGTATGCACTGGCATAAGCATAAGGTTTCGGCGAAGCATTTTAATGAATACAAAAAGCTGAAGAAACGTATGCCAGTGGCAGTGGCGCTTGGCGGTGATCCTGTATATACTTATGCAGCTACAGCACCATTGCCTGAAAACGTTGATGAATATATGCTCGCTGGTTTTTTGCGTAAAAAGCAAGTGGAACTTGTGAAGTGCCTGACGGTAGATATGGAAGTTCCGGCTGATGCTGATTTTATTATTGAAGGCTATGTTGATCCTGATGAAGCATATATTATGGAAGGACCTTTTGGAGACCACACCGGTTACTACTCACTGGCAGATTACTATCCTAAGTTTCACATCACATGTATCACCCATAAAAAGCAGGCGATTTATCCATCCACCATTGTCGGCATTCCTCCTCAGGAAGATGCCTGGCTCGGCAAGGCCACAGAGAGAATTTTTCTCGCTCCCATAAAGATGACACTGGTACCTGAAATTATTGATATGGAGCTGCCAATTGAAGGCGTATTTCATAACCTGACCATTGTAAAGATCAGGAAAGAATATCCGGGGCAGGCGCAAAAAGTTACCAATGCAATGTGGGGAGCCGGGCAAATGATGTTTAATAAAATGCTGGTGGTGGTAGATGAGGATATCAATATCAGTGATTATACTGCGGTTGCAAAGGCTGTGTCTGAAAATGTTGATCCGCAACAGGATATTTTCTTCTCACAGGGTCCAATGGATGTGCTCGATCATTCTTGTTCCCGAATGGCTTTTGGTGGTAAAATGTGCATAGATGCTACCCGTAAATTCCAGGAAGAATTGCGTATTACGCAAAGCAGTTTGATCAGCAACCTGCAGACCTCTTCTGTTACAGATGCCATATTGGATTGGTCAGATGCTTTTAAGAAGTCCATGCGCTTGGAGTACCCTGAAATAATTGATGTGAATACCGCGCTTATTGAAATTGGAATTTCTGTGGTTTTCATTGCCGTTAAAAAGAACCGGAAAAATCACCTGCGCGAACTCAATGATAAGTTATTTCGTGAGTCGCAGCTTAAAGCAGTGAAGTTTATCATTTATGTGGAAAGCAGCGTGGATGTGCAAGACCTTGCTTCAGTAATCTGGCGCTGGAGCAATAACGTTGATCCACGGCGTGACAGTTTTATGCTGCCGGCAGAGGATGATTTGAAGATCTCACACATTGGATTTGATGGAACACGTAAGACGAAGGAATATGATGGCTTTGATCGTGATTGGCCAAATATTATCTGCATGGATGAGCAAACCATACAATCCATTGATGACAAGTGGGACACGCTTTCCCTCGGTCCGAAACTTACTTCTCCATCAATAAAATACCGCGATCAGTTGTATAAGGAAGGTGCCGTAGCAATGGATTAG
- a CDS encoding AI-2E family transporter has product MNTSGIPRIALYVFILLFFVLSFIILQALSFYLVPVTFAAFLSMLMLPFNRLLERYRTPRILAIIASLLIILLIISGIIMVISTQIISFTQDLPVIESQLRIKFDQFQEFIQRMTGFTVENQVSFIDKETALILSNADRWATGILISTGGTLAAFGVMILHFILFLLYRQRIKGFLLMLIKEGHHEKASTMIEKITKITGQYLTGVLIVMGVMSVLNSAGLLLFGIQNAIFFGVLAAVLNIIPYIGVWIGAGLPILLALITKDSLFYPMGVLGLFIFNQFVDNNFLTPRITGSQVKINALATIGVILIGNMVWGVAGMILFIPLLGIAKIVFDSVDQLKPFAYLIGEEETSSRRPKKKAQKEDLAVNNEKVTST; this is encoded by the coding sequence ATGAACACATCCGGAATCCCGCGTATTGCATTGTATGTTTTCATTCTGTTATTCTTTGTACTCTCATTTATTATCCTTCAAGCATTAAGTTTCTACCTCGTACCGGTAACTTTTGCGGCATTTCTCTCCATGCTGATGTTGCCATTTAACCGTTTACTGGAGCGTTACCGTACACCAAGGATCCTGGCAATCATCGCCTCGCTGTTAATCATTCTGTTGATCATCTCTGGTATCATCATGGTGATTTCAACGCAGATCATAAGTTTTACGCAGGATCTGCCTGTCATAGAATCACAGCTAAGAATAAAATTTGACCAATTCCAGGAATTCATTCAGAGAATGACGGGGTTTACCGTTGAGAACCAGGTTAGTTTCATTGACAAGGAAACAGCGCTTATCCTGTCCAATGCTGATCGTTGGGCAACCGGAATCCTGATATCAACCGGAGGAACCCTTGCTGCTTTCGGAGTGATGATTCTCCATTTTATTTTGTTTCTTCTATACAGGCAACGAATAAAGGGATTCCTGCTGATGCTCATCAAAGAAGGGCATCATGAAAAGGCAAGCACTATGATAGAGAAAATCACAAAGATTACAGGCCAGTATCTCACAGGGGTATTGATCGTAATGGGTGTGATGTCGGTACTCAATTCAGCCGGGTTGCTGCTATTTGGCATTCAGAATGCGATCTTTTTTGGCGTGCTGGCTGCGGTATTAAATATCATACCTTATATCGGTGTATGGATAGGTGCCGGACTTCCTATTCTGCTGGCCCTGATCACTAAAGACAGCCTGTTCTATCCTATGGGTGTATTGGGATTGTTCATCTTTAACCAATTTGTTGATAATAATTTCCTGACGCCACGCATCACCGGTTCACAGGTAAAAATAAATGCATTAGCTACCATAGGCGTAATATTAATTGGTAACATGGTGTGGGGTGTTGCCGGTATGATTTTATTTATTCCGTTGCTTGGGATTGCCAAGATAGTCTTTGACAGTGTTGATCAGCTGAAACCATTTGCCTACCTGATCGGTGAGGAAGAAACCTCTTCGCGCAGGCCGAAAAAGAAGGCGCAGAAGGAAGACTTGGCTGTGAATAATGAGAAAGTAACATCAACCTGA
- the folD gene encoding bifunctional methylenetetrahydrofolate dehydrogenase/methenyltetrahydrofolate cyclohydrolase FolD codes for MQILDGKQLSIQLQEEIAAAVEQFKKEGKKTPHLAAVLVGDNPASQTYVNSKIKACKIVGFKSTLVRFNSNVAESELISAVQTLNNDDDVDGILVQLPLPEHVNEEKITDSISPLKDVDGFHPVNIGRMVKGLPAHLPATPYGILLLLERFKIETRGKNCVVVGRSNIVGTPVSILLSRNTNPGNCTVTLAHSKTLNLPEICRQADLLIAAIGRPDFIKADWVKEGAVVIDVGINRVEDSSRKSGFRLKGDVDFDTVAPKCSFITPVPGGVGPLTIAALLMNTLHAVQSKNN; via the coding sequence ATGCAGATATTAGACGGAAAGCAACTTAGCATACAGCTCCAGGAAGAAATTGCCGCAGCAGTAGAGCAATTCAAAAAAGAGGGCAAAAAAACTCCACACCTCGCCGCAGTTTTGGTTGGTGATAACCCGGCAAGCCAGACTTACGTCAATTCAAAAATAAAGGCATGTAAAATCGTTGGCTTTAAATCCACGCTTGTACGATTTAACAGCAATGTTGCTGAAAGCGAATTGATCAGCGCAGTGCAAACTTTAAACAATGATGATGATGTGGATGGCATCCTTGTTCAGCTACCGCTTCCTGAACATGTGAATGAAGAAAAAATTACGGATTCAATCTCACCGTTGAAAGATGTAGATGGTTTTCATCCAGTCAACATTGGCAGGATGGTAAAAGGACTTCCTGCGCATTTGCCGGCAACTCCTTATGGCATTCTGCTTTTACTGGAGCGATTTAAAATTGAGACCAGGGGTAAGAACTGTGTCGTTGTCGGAAGAAGTAATATTGTTGGCACACCGGTGAGTATTTTGCTTTCACGTAATACCAATCCGGGGAACTGTACGGTTACCCTTGCACACAGCAAAACATTAAACCTGCCGGAAATCTGCCGGCAAGCCGACCTGTTGATCGCCGCAATCGGCCGTCCTGATTTCATTAAAGCAGATTGGGTGAAAGAAGGTGCGGTTGTGATAGATGTCGGGATAAATCGTGTGGAGGACAGCTCAAGAAAATCCGGCTTCCGGTTGAAAGGCGATGTTGATTTTGACACTGTAGCACCTAAATGCAGCTTCATTACGCCTGTACCAGGTGGAGTTGGTCCACTTACCATAGCGGCATTATTGATGAATACACTGCATGCCGTACAATCAAAAAATAACTGA
- the proS gene encoding proline--tRNA ligase, whose product MSKEITNRNDDYAQWYNDLVIKGGLADYSAVRGCMVIKPYGFAIWEMMQSVLDCMFKDTGHQNAYFPLFIPKSFLAKEAAHIEGFAKECAVVTHYRLKNDPDGTGVIVDPDAKLEEELIVRPTSETIIWNAYKGWIKSYRDLPLLINQWANVVRWEMRTRLFLRTTEFLWQEGHTAHATREEALAEARTMLDVYASFAEDWMALPVIKGLKTVNERFAGAEETFCIEALVQDGKAIQAGTSHFLGQNFAKAFDVTFTNKENVSEFVWATSWGVSTRLIGTLIMAHSDDRGLILPPKMAPVQVVIIPIVKTEDQLMLINEKAAIIQKSLQARGISVKYDNDEKQKPGWKFAEYELKGIPIRIAIGPRDLENGTVELARRDTLTKSVVSIAGLNDTIANLLQAIQQNIYNKALAYRESMITAVNSFDEFKSVLDGKGGFISAHWDGTSATEIKIKEETKATIRCIPLNNPAEQGTCIYSGRPSAQRVLFARAY is encoded by the coding sequence ATGAGTAAAGAAATTACAAATAGGAACGATGACTATGCACAATGGTACAACGACCTTGTTATCAAGGGAGGATTAGCAGATTATTCTGCTGTACGCGGCTGCATGGTAATAAAGCCTTATGGGTTCGCTATATGGGAAATGATGCAATCTGTTCTGGATTGTATGTTTAAAGATACAGGACATCAAAATGCCTACTTTCCGCTGTTTATCCCAAAGAGTTTTCTTGCAAAAGAAGCGGCCCATATCGAAGGTTTTGCAAAGGAATGCGCAGTAGTTACACATTACCGGTTAAAGAATGATCCTGACGGAACAGGTGTAATAGTTGATCCTGATGCAAAGCTGGAAGAAGAATTAATTGTGCGACCCACTTCTGAAACCATTATCTGGAATGCCTACAAAGGATGGATTAAATCTTATCGCGACCTACCACTATTGATCAACCAATGGGCCAATGTGGTCAGGTGGGAAATGCGGACCCGTTTATTCCTCCGTACTACCGAATTTCTGTGGCAGGAAGGACATACAGCTCATGCTACCCGCGAAGAAGCGTTGGCTGAAGCCCGCACCATGCTCGATGTTTATGCTTCATTTGCCGAAGATTGGATGGCTCTGCCGGTGATTAAAGGGTTGAAAACGGTGAATGAAAGGTTTGCCGGTGCAGAAGAAACATTCTGTATAGAAGCCCTCGTGCAGGATGGTAAAGCAATTCAGGCAGGCACCTCACATTTTCTGGGTCAGAATTTTGCAAAAGCGTTTGACGTCACATTTACGAATAAGGAGAATGTATCTGAATTTGTCTGGGCTACTTCATGGGGTGTTTCCACAAGACTCATCGGCACATTGATTATGGCCCATTCGGATGACCGGGGTTTGATTTTACCGCCGAAAATGGCGCCTGTTCAGGTCGTCATTATTCCAATTGTAAAAACGGAAGATCAACTGATGCTCATCAATGAAAAAGCGGCTATCATTCAGAAATCACTGCAAGCCCGCGGTATCAGTGTAAAATATGATAACGATGAAAAGCAAAAGCCGGGCTGGAAGTTTGCAGAGTATGAACTCAAAGGCATACCCATCCGTATCGCTATCGGACCACGCGATTTAGAAAACGGTACAGTTGAACTGGCCAGGAGAGACACGCTGACTAAATCAGTCGTCTCAATTGCTGGACTAAATGACACCATTGCAAATCTTTTGCAGGCAATTCAGCAGAATATTTACAATAAAGCGCTTGCCTATCGGGAATCAATGATCACCGCCGTAAATTCCTTTGACGAATTTAAATCAGTACTTGATGGAAAAGGTGGTTTCATCTCTGCTCATTGGGATGGCACATCCGCCACGGAAATCAAGATCAAAGAAGAAACAAAAGCAACTATACGGTGTATTCCTTTAAACAATCCTGCTGAACAGGGTACTTGTATTTATTCCGGCAGGCCGTCTGCACAGCGTGTGCTCTTTGCCCGTGCCTATTAA
- a CDS encoding T9SS type A sorting domain-containing protein, with product MKNVFLLIIILLFAGNAISQTTASAVMGPGYANEVFWKLQSGISGQASINSWELAFRMGLQNSSIFINSANGVSLYQVPNTDISGWATLDTAGLNTWPQLFNSDTSWEFGAFDRSTTVFPDFGWGVYDMTTHVVNGDSLFILKLGTSNYKKLWIVKKDFGNWTFRYANLDNTNDQTVTLNATDYPDKNFAYYSVTNSTPLNLEPDNSNWDLLFTRYVTLLPPDNMPYLVTGVLSNAGVAVARAANVDVNTAEANDYSNAYVNSISAIGYDWKYFDMNSSQYVIVDSLCYFVKLADGSIYKLVFTDFEGSSTGVISWSQTDLVSSVSNLNLALSAAAVYPNPVHDRLQLVFDAKSSLNEVRLILNDVNGREVFSTDFPAASGINQRSFQLPELPVGLYLLALKSGNDEVHLKVMIAQ from the coding sequence ATGAAAAATGTATTTCTACTTATAATTATATTGTTATTTGCCGGCAATGCTATTTCCCAGACAACGGCTTCCGCTGTTATGGGCCCCGGTTATGCAAATGAAGTTTTCTGGAAGTTACAGAGTGGAATTTCAGGACAGGCCTCAATCAACAGCTGGGAACTTGCGTTCAGGATGGGTTTACAGAATTCTTCCATATTCATTAATTCTGCCAATGGAGTTTCCTTATATCAAGTGCCCAATACTGATATTTCAGGTTGGGCTACCCTTGATACCGCTGGTCTGAACACCTGGCCTCAGCTTTTCAACAGTGATACATCATGGGAATTTGGTGCATTTGACCGGTCAACAACCGTATTTCCTGATTTCGGGTGGGGTGTTTATGACATGACTACGCATGTTGTAAATGGTGATTCTTTGTTTATCCTTAAACTGGGTACTTCCAACTATAAGAAACTCTGGATTGTAAAAAAGGATTTCGGTAACTGGACATTCCGGTATGCCAACCTTGACAACACCAATGATCAGACCGTGACACTTAATGCCACTGATTATCCGGATAAGAATTTTGCTTATTACTCCGTTACCAACAGCACACCGCTAAACCTGGAACCGGATAACAGTAATTGGGACCTCCTGTTTACACGATATGTTACCCTGTTGCCACCCGACAATATGCCTTACCTGGTAACAGGTGTTTTAAGTAATGCAGGTGTAGCAGTCGCAAGGGCTGCTAATGTAGACGTAAACACCGCAGAGGCTAACGATTACAGCAATGCCTATGTGAACAGCATCTCGGCAATTGGATACGACTGGAAGTATTTTGACATGAATAGCAGTCAATACGTTATCGTTGATTCATTATGCTATTTTGTAAAGCTTGCAGATGGCAGCATCTATAAACTGGTGTTTACCGATTTTGAAGGTTCTTCCACCGGCGTCATCTCCTGGAGCCAGACTGATTTGGTATCATCTGTTAGTAACCTGAATCTTGCACTGAGCGCGGCAGCGGTTTATCCCAATCCTGTTCATGACAGGTTACAACTTGTTTTTGATGCGAAAAGCTCATTGAATGAAGTTCGGCTCATATTAAATGATGTTAACGGGCGGGAAGTATTTAGCACTGATTTTCCGGCTGCTTCCGGTATAAATCAACGGTCGTTCCAGCTTCCTGAGCTTCCTGTTGGATTATATCTTCTTGCGCTGAAATCGGGAAATGATGAAGTGCATCTGAAAGTGATGATTGCTCAATAG
- a CDS encoding 7-carboxy-7-deazaguanine synthase QueE, whose product MEQFYTIQGEGYHQGKAAGFIRLAGCDVGCFWCDVKESWDAANHNLISVEKIASDCSQYPSDICVITGGEPLMHDLTNLTRSLHSFNKKTHLETSGAYPVTGSWDWICVSPKKFKAPVPEIMTLADELKVIVYNQSDFKWAESFSDKVTDKCMLFLQPEWSKEKTMLPLITEYVKENPKWNISLQIHKYLNIP is encoded by the coding sequence ATGGAGCAATTTTATACCATTCAGGGAGAAGGATATCATCAGGGCAAAGCTGCCGGTTTCATAAGGCTGGCCGGATGTGATGTAGGTTGTTTTTGGTGTGATGTTAAGGAATCATGGGATGCTGCCAATCACAATTTGATAAGTGTTGAAAAAATAGCTTCGGACTGCAGTCAATACCCGTCTGATATATGTGTAATAACAGGTGGTGAGCCATTAATGCATGATCTCACAAACCTGACAAGATCACTGCATTCATTCAATAAAAAGACACACCTGGAGACTTCCGGGGCTTATCCAGTCACAGGGTCATGGGACTGGATTTGTGTCTCTCCCAAGAAATTCAAGGCACCCGTACCGGAAATAATGACATTGGCTGATGAGCTTAAAGTAATAGTATACAATCAGTCGGATTTTAAGTGGGCGGAATCTTTCAGCGATAAGGTAACAGACAAATGCATGCTTTTCCTGCAACCCGAATGGAGCAAAGAAAAAACCATGTTGCCGCTAATCACGGAATATGTGAAAGAAAATCCTAAGTGGAATATTTCACTTCAAATCCACAAGTACCTCAATATTCCTTAA